A stretch of DNA from Eschrichtius robustus isolate mEscRob2 chromosome 12, mEscRob2.pri, whole genome shotgun sequence:
TTtcacaaatataacaaaaaacatACTAGCCCATGAACACACTGCTTGGATCCCTCCCAAAGGCTCTGACACTTAAGTTTCCGTAAATCCACACTGGTGATGAGTAGTCCTAAGTAAAATCCCTTACTTGAAGGAAAGCCGCATGAATCTCTCTCTTCACTGCCACCAGCAGGAACAGACATAAGTGACTGGAAGGTGTAGAAAGAGCAAGACTTAAGACACCAGTTAAGTCTGAGAAATAAACTGAAAGCAAGAGATAACGGCAGGCCCCCCAAAATGATGGGAATCAATAAATAAGGTGACTGGTCAATCCCTAAGGAGAtacaaacaaaagaagaggagaaagagatgtGGGCAAAATGTGGATGGACAGAACCTGATGAGGGGAGCCTTGTGTGCAGGTGGGTGGAGTCTAGTGATGGGGGTGCCTAACAGTTGAGGGCGGGGCTAAAGACTAGGGTGGCCTAACTGATAGATGAGTGGACCCTAAAGACCAGGGCCATGGACACACAAAATGTGAGTGAGGCCCATATAGAAGGGATCTGCCCAGCGGATAAAGAGCAGTGTCTAAAGGTGAGTAGGGGTTTGGAAGTAAGATGGATGGGGCCCAGAAATGAGAGGCCAGGGCTACCTGGGCCAGGCCCCCTTTCCTCCCAGCACCAGAGGTGGGTCTAGGAGTGGGAGGGTACCCCACTGAGCATCTCCATGTTCTTCCTTCCCCCGATCAGTTAGAGAAGGCAGCCATAAAGATTCAGTCATGGTGGCGTGGCAACATGGTACGCTGGACGTTACTGCATGCAGCACTCAGGGCCTGGGTCATCCAGTGCTGGTGGAGGTCGATGCAGGCCAAGATGCTGGAGCAAAGACGGCGCCTGGCACTAAGACTCTACACCTGCCAGGAGTGGGCAGTGGTGAAGGTGCAGGCACAGGTTCGAATGTGGCAAGCCCGCAGacggtttctccaggcacaccaaGCGGCCTGCATCATCCAGTCTCACTGGCGCTGGCATGCCAGCCAAACCCGAGGCCTGATCCAGGGCCGCTATGAGGTCAGAGCCAGCCGGCTGGAGCTCGACATTGAAATCCTCATGACTTAGGGTGCTGGCAGAGCCAAGGAGACTGGATCTCTCTTCCAATAAAGACATTTACTGACCATGGTATTGCCCTTTGGAAATCAGACCCATAGATGAGGGATCAGCCCCTTATCTTCCTGCCTTTCacccaaaaaaaaagatttcctggCATCGCCTTAAAGCCCATGCCAGGGCAACTCACACTAGGCCCTTG
This window harbors:
- the IQCF6 gene encoding IQ domain-containing protein F6 isoform X1 gives rise to the protein MDTQNVSEAHIEGICPADKEQCLKLEKAAIKIQSWWRGNMVRWTLLHAALRAWVIQCWWRSMQAKMLEQRRRLALRLYTCQEWAVVKVQAQVRMWQARRRFLQAHQAACIIQSHWRWHASQTRGLIQGRYEVRASRLELDIEILMT
- the IQCF6 gene encoding IQ domain-containing protein F6 isoform X3, whose protein sequence is MDTQNLEKAAIKIQSWWRGNMVRWTLLHAALRAWVIQCWWRSMQAKMLEQRRRLALRLYTCQEWAVVKVQAQVRMWQARRRFLQAHQAACIIQSHWRWHASQTRGLIQGRYEVRASRLELDIEILMT
- the IQCF6 gene encoding IQ domain-containing protein F6 isoform X2 — its product is MGPRNENQLEKAAIKIQSWWRGNMVRWTLLHAALRAWVIQCWWRSMQAKMLEQRRRLALRLYTCQEWAVVKVQAQVRMWQARRRFLQAHQAACIIQSHWRWHASQTRGLIQGRYEVRASRLELDIEILMT